AAAACTGTTAGAGCTAGGTCCGATCGGCGGAGGGCTATATTGTGGTCGTGCCTTTCCGCACTACAATGCTGGGCCTTTCAAGAACGTGTCCGAATATGAGGGCTAGTTTAACCACAAATTGTAGGTGGATATCTCTAATAAATACACTTATGCGCCACAAAACCTTCCCCCGTTCAAGTTCACCTAGTTTGTTCTCACCTATCAGGATATCAGTCCGCGAAACATTTATACGCCATGCTCGCCGGTTGATTCTCTCCCTAGTTGTATCCATGGTGCACTTCGATGCTTCTGTCCAGCAATTCCTAGCGCCAATTTCTGAGGCCATGGGACGACGACGGAATCAAGACCGAATAGATGAAGATCAGGTTTGACATAGATACATCCGGGTAGTTGTCGTTGATCGTTGTGTACATCTTTGCTTGAGACGTCATTCCTATTGGGCTTATGGCCACCCATATAAATATCAACTGTATTGAATTGCATTTCAATATCAGATATTGCATGGTTCAATGGATCCAGGTATATGATTGTAGATTTCTGCTCAATAGGCAGATCTTCACAGGATGGTCCCGTGACTATAATAGGCCTTGGGTGCTATCGGTCATGGCATTTCCATTGTCTGGCCTGAGACGCCAAGcccccacctcccccccGGAGCCTCCCGTTAGCCTTACGCGCACCGGCCAACCGCCCCAGAGAGGCGTGGCTGAGGCCATTAGCCACACCTTCGATATCCTTCGTTCGGACCTGCGGCCTCTCGTTTGCTGATGAGACACTTCCGCCCTGACACAACATCGTCGGTTGGATTCCGGCGGAAACGCGGTGCAGCATTGCAAGATGGTGTATATGGCAAACACTTTTGATTGATGTCTTACTACGCTTGTAGACGACGGCTATCTCCCCAAGGCCACCAGGAGGAACAGACGTGGGGAATCCAAGGCCATGTCATACAGCCACCTCGAAGGTGGGATACGGAACCCCCCAAGAATTAGTCTCTGTCTGGATCATACCGTTTGGgtgccttcttcttgcctgAATGACAAGTCTCTACCTTGCCAAAGAACATCCCATGACAATTAGGTTCTCAAGCTATTGGAAAGGCTAAGAGAGGGGCGTATTAGCTGACTGGAAAAATGGAACAAATCACCACCTACAGTAACATAAGTACGTTATATCTCAGTCTTTGATACCAGGAGCACCAGAAACTACGCGGCTAACATCAGAGGCCCTTATCGAACGGGGAGGCAAATTGAGACCAAAGGCGCCGGTTAGTATAAGCATTAGAGTAGGCGATCAGGCGGCTCGGGGAGCTGCTTAGGGCGGCGAGATGAGTAAGTCATTCTGTGCTGTGGGAGCTGATCATTTCCCGAGGCGACAGTTTCACCTTCACTTAGATCATGCATCCAACAGCTTAGCAGTAGGTAGAATTTACTCGGAAAAAGTCTTCCCAATCAAACACATCCACGTGCACGACACGCCCCGTGGATTCACTCACATAACTTGATAGTCCTCTGATATTAATTTCTAAATCATGATGCTCCCGTAAAAAATATTTCCCTGGGTTGATTTAACCCCTTCGTTCATGAAAGCGTCTATTGTCACTCTGCTTCAGTTAATTAGCATGGACCAAAGAGCCTTATGCCAGGAGTGGCTATGTGGTCCTGAAGCTTGACGGGCGGGATCAACGGTCTATAAACACACGTTGCAAGATGAACCGCCTTAACGGACAGTTGGGATTAGACCCCTTGATCTAATGGCTCAACCAGTGAGTAGCGGCACGGCGGATTTTGGATATACAAATATGGTGAAAGGAGTTTTAGGGGATTCGCAGTTCGCGTTACTGGTCTGGCTGGATCGTGGAAGCGGTGAGTGTTGAATTCAGCGATATTTGCATTCAGTTCTACCTGTATTGCCATATACAAGAGAAGACCATCGTCTAGCTTTCGAGGAGAGGTGGGACCTTTTCGCACAAATATTCGACAATCGCATCCGGACCTCGCTCGACTTGCAGACCGGTGGGAATCGCGTGCAGCTTGATATTGGGCACAATCGATCGGGCAATCTGGTGAATCTGcttggcctcctcgtcgGTCCACATAGATGCGCTGAACTGTTTGAGTACTCAGCTCCAAGTCATTGCCGAGAGGAAAGCAACCAGGCTGTGAGCGAGCAACCACTCGATGGCTCGGATAATCCGAGGCACGTGGGGGCGGAGAGTCCGGGACTTACGAGTACGTCCGGCTGGTGGTGCTTGACCTTTGTCTCAACCTCGGCGATACCTGTGAAATATGTCAGATTGATTGAGATCATGAAGATTCCAAACTTGGAGATTCTTTTGACGGATATGAAATACTGACTTTCGCAATTGTCGACGTGGATGATGGTGTATTGATCCTTCAGGTTCTCCGCCACACGGCCAATGAGGCGCTTGGCCCGTTCCGGCGCGGTGTTGACGGTGACCAGACGAAAGGGACCCTTGGGAGACGACATGTTGCGAGTTACTGTAAAGAAAACTTTGTTGACAAAGTTCGCTGCAACTCTTGTGGCCGCATGGCGGGGCTTTATTCAAGCTCGCAATGTCAAGCTACTCCCACATCCGGGACGAAGCCGCAGACGAATATTCCCCACACTTCCGCCACCTGCTTTTCCCATCTTCCCACCTTGCGACTTGTCcactttttccctctttggGTGAGTTTTGTGGGAGAGTTCGGCCCCACCGAATCTCGGCTTTTCCCACGCCGCGGCGCACGGCTGAAAGTGCCGAGGCCGACAACGGAAGACCCCAACACGGTGGATGCATGTAGAAATACTGATCGGATTCACCGTACAATGTACTCGTCAACGTGAACCTTGGTCAATATAGTCTGTTTCGTCCGTTTCAAAGATAGCAACTCAACATGTCCAGAATCGCTTCAACCTTCTCACGCAAGTACTCCTATCTCCCGAAGTGACTATGGAGTTGGGAGGTCATCACGACTTGTGCAGCTAACAATTCATGGTAGGCCTCGTGCGATTTGTGCCCAAGTCCAATCCGTCTCAAATATTGATCGGCGAGCCTGTTGATGCTCAAGTCGATGTGGGGTTGGCTGTTTATCAAGGCAAAGAGGTCTCCGTTCGTCCATTCTCCGGCTCGTCGGTGCTCGATCCTGGTCGGGCCACGGGTGCAATCGAGACCATTGAGCGAATTCTATCGCCTTTGTCACAGAGAGAGGTTGGATCTATTCGATGTGTCGGCTTGAACGTGAGTCTTGTGCATCTTGCGCGTTGAACAGGAGTTTTCTATGGTGACGCTCGAAGCTTACAAGCATGTGTAGTATGTCTCCCATGCAAAGGAAATGTCGCTTGCTATTCCAGAAGTGCCGACGCTGTTCATCAAACCGTCAACTTCACTAGCAGACCCATTTCCAGCACCGACTGTGCTACCGAAGATCACCCAAGAGGATGGCACTGGCGACTATGAGTCTGAGATGGTCATCGTCATTGGCCAAGATGCCAAGGATGTGACCGAGTCGGAGGCGCTTGACTATGTCCTCGGATACACAGCCGCAAACGATGTATCAAGCCGCACTTGTCAAATGAACCAAAGCCAGTGGTGCTTTTCCAAAGGGTTCGATGGCTCCTGTCCCATAGGTAACAATCACTTTTTGCTATCTCTTGCTTTGCACTAAATTGACTTCCACGTCTCAGGCCCGGCACTGGTTTCTGCAGCCCTGATGCCCGATGTGACCAAGTTCCATATTCGTGGCCTCAAGAGTGGCCGAGTGATGCAAGACTGCCCCTTGACGTGAGTTAGACAGCCCTTTTTCTGCTTTAGACCGAGATTCGCCTTGGGTGTTTCGTTCTCATTGGCCCTGAACCCTCTACTGACCAATTGTGACCCTCACATCCCCATTCAGTGACTTGATCTTCAATGTTCCCCAACTCGTCAGCTTTCTTTCACAAGGAACCACTTTACCTGCGGGTaccatcatcctcactgGAACCCCGCCTGGCGTCGGCGCCGCGAAGAATCCCAAAGAATTCATCAAAGCCGGGGACGAATTCGCAGTGGAACTTCTCCCGCACGTTGGCACCCTCATCAACAGGATCGAGCATCAATAGCTGAGGTATCCACTAGGACAAAATTTGCAAACTTCGGGGAATGCATGCAAGGATCGTGGTTCTTTTTCAGTTTTACAAATGTAGTGATTGAAGCCCTGGCTTTTAAGACATCTATCTAAACCACtgagatgatcaagtggGCGAGAGTGGTAGATCAAGAAATCTATAGGCAAAGCCCACTTTTGCAATGAAAGTCTACCCCAGGCCTTACAGACTTATTTCTACAACATAAACAGCCTATGGCTTTTAAAGTAGGTAGAAACGCCCAAAGACTGGAACCTATATCAGCTCAGAGTCTAGCATTCATTCAGCAATTTGCTTCCGCCCGCCTAGCTAACAGAAATAAAGCCAGAAGTATTCCAAAAATACACGACATCTACTGAGCAAAGAGTTGCTAAAATAGCAGTGTTCAACGGCATGGCATGCCCAAGAGAGGAACACATGAGAGGATAAGGTTTTACCCGCATGCGGAGTATAATTGTGCCGGCTCAGGGTGGCGTGGGTACCCCGGCAGGCCGTGCAACGAGGTTGGCTGTGAGTCTACTTCAGGCGTCAAGTAGAGACAGCAAAAGGGCCGAAGTATtcgattttttcttttgaatcaaaaagaaatagcGATTCAAAGAGTTTCAAAACGTTGTTTAGCCCAATTCGGGTTTTTGATAATGTCAGACATCAGGATTCTCTCAACCAAACTTGGTTGGTAGGAAACAAATATGACACCCGAGGAACATGCCGCTCATAGCAAAGCCCAATTGAGAAAGCGACTCTGTGCTCTTTGGCTCTGCGGTACCGTAATCCTCTGTATCTCGATGAGTAAGTATGACCCTTTGAATCTTTGAAGGCTTATAAAATCGCTGCGGGGACTGCAGGAATACTGCATCTATGGCCCAAATGCCCCGGCCATACCGGTGGTCTTTCACCCCACAGCAGCCTCTCCACACTTTCTCTCCTCACATGCACCCGCCTTCTGAAGCTGAAATAGACAAGAGAACTGGGTCCTAAGTATGGCTGGCTCAGCTGTGTCGTCTGATTCTGTCTCCGGAATCAAGAAGCAAGCCTGTCGAGTTTGTCATAAGCGATTCTCGAAAGCCGAGCATTTACGGGTAAGTTTACTTGCTCAAGCTCCGAAACCTTACGCCTGGAAAAGGATCCGTCATTCTTGAGAGTATTCAAAAGACTCTGTTCGTTGCATTGTAACTTGGCTAATATGCAAAAAACCAGAGACACGAGAGATGCCGTAAGTTCAACGCGATGCTATCACAGCGCTATGATGCTTTCCCTTGGTTCCCAAAACTACTAGACGCGGCACGTCGCTGGTTTTTGTCTTCCCCATCCCTCGCAAAGACCACAGTAGCTTTTTTGTTACTTTTGTTTGTTGAGACTAATCAGAGGTATCTCTCAGATACTGGCTCTAAGCCATTTGTCTGTAGACAATGTCGGCGTCCTTTTGCAAGACAGGATGCTCTCACCCGACATGAGAAACTACACAAACGAGACGCGGATGCGACACAAGACCCGTCTACACCCTCGCTACCGACTCCTTCAACCTTTTTAGACCTTTCAAAAACCTGGAAAACGAATGCAGCATGTATTACCTGTAGTCCATCTGAAAATTTAACGGAAAGCGGTTCGATATCCGAGCAGCAAGCCGCAAAGGAACTGAATTTGCGCAACACTCCATCGGATGTGGATTTCGACCTCATATGGCCGGATTCAGAGGAACTTTTTCAATCTATCATGGCAACTGATGTGTCAGATCAATGGCAGATGTTGTCAGGGACGTTGCCATTCCCGCTTGTCGCTCATGATACCCCTGGTCCGCTCTTCAGGTCACCCGTCTCCTTCGACGACCGCGGCTCGTCCGTGGGTGATATTCCCAATGGCAGTGGGCACCGAGCTGTGCATGATGTTACCGAGCTGGTTGCAAGTTCTGTGAGTGGCTCTCTGAATGTCACATTCTTTTTGCGGTTCCACGAAGAAACTAATCCGTCATCACCCAGTCCTCTTGTATCACGGCAGCTGTGAAGGCCACATCGATAACATCGGTTTTTCTGGACGAATGCCTGCATATGTTTTTTGCTCGATTTATTCCAACCTTTCCCATACTGCACCGGGCCACGTTTGTTTTTCGGGACTGCACTCATGCCTTGCTCCTTAATGCCATCGCAATTGGATCTCTTTACCTCGGTCCCCCTGACTCCGTGGCCAAGGGAGAGACCTTGTGGCGATTGGCCCATACGGCTGTGGCGACCTCGTGGCAGTCTCTGATTACCCACATTGGCCCCTATGACTCTTGTCACGGCGTCCAATTAGTGATCACTGCATTGCTTGGGCAGATATATGGAGCGCTGTCCAAGAACCGTGCAATTCGAACCACTAGCCAGATACTCCGACCacttggcttcttctgggcGCGCCATTGTGGAATGTACGATGACAAATCTTACCCATTGACAAGCTTACCGTCGGAAGACGCCACCcacgagaagaaagaaaaagaatggcATACATGGGCAGCTTGCGAACTACAACAGCGCGCGCTGCTAGCACATTACCTTCTTGATGGGCTAGTGGCACAAATGACCGGGAACGGGTCTGCCGTTCGCCATGTCACAAATCCTTTGAGACTCCCAAGCAGTGAGAATGCCTTTGATGCAACCTCTGCTGACGAGTGGCTGGCACACATGCGCTCACAGAGTCCAGACTGCTCAGGCTTTCGAGATGTCTTTCGTTCGCTCTTCTCCCCCGGTGCCAAATCAAGGTCTTTGAACTTTCAGTTCACACCATTTGCCCTTCGAGTAGTGCTTGAGGGACTTCAGTCAATTGTATCTGACTATGATGAGCACGATGTCGCATTTGGCATTCCGTGCCGGTCAGATGTGCGCCGTGCTTTGGTCAGAGTACATGAAACCATCTCAATGTGCATTCACTTCTCTGCAGCCGAGCGCCTCGAAATTCTCCTGAGATGGCACACAGTCTGTCTGGACAGCGTGATTGATTCCACTGCTTTGTCTCGCGATATCTGTGCTCGATATGAACTTCCTCAGTACGTCTCCGGGGGCTACCGGATAATTCGTCCCAATTTTGACTTGACAAGCTGGTGTCAAACCGAGGACGCCCGCCGCGCAGTTCTTCACGCTGTGGCCATTCAGGGCATTGTTGAGCAACTTCCCCGTGGGAGAGCTCATGTCATCCATATGCCCAGCTCTTTGTTTGCCGCTGCGACCGTCTACGTAGCTTTCTCGCTGGCCGGTCATGTCACCCTGAATCTGCCTCGGACTGTGGTGTGGCAGGATGCGCTGTTGACCCGCG
The nucleotide sequence above comes from Penicillium oxalicum strain HP7-1 chromosome II, whole genome shotgun sequence. Encoded proteins:
- a CDS encoding Fumarylacetoacetate hydrolase domain-containing protein 2 — protein: MSSYSHIRDEAADEYSPHFRHLLFPSSHLATCPLFPSLGLVRFVPKSNPSQILIGEPVDAQVDVGLAVYQGKEVSVRPFSGSSVLDPGRATGAIETIERILSPLSQREVGSIRCVGLNYVSHAKEMSLAIPEVPTLFIKPSTSLADPFPAPTVLPKITQEDGTGDYESEMVIVIGQDAKDVTESEALDYVLGYTAANDVSSRTCQMNQSQWCFSKGFDGSCPIGPALVSAALMPDVTKFHIRGLKSGRVMQDCPLTDLIFNVPQLVSFLSQGTTLPAGTIILTGTPPGVGAAKNPKEFIKAGDEFAVELLPHVGTLINRIEHQ